A window of Rhododendron vialii isolate Sample 1 chromosome 13a, ASM3025357v1 contains these coding sequences:
- the LOC131314728 gene encoding pentatricopeptide repeat-containing protein At4g11690, which produces MFHNFHLLLLSSLLFSASKMPRNTNKALTLMPNLVKLPPTKSLSLFTSSTLNNAFHHTHQSISLILHLLLSSQMLSHAHSLLLRLFSGRISSPSFTPSSLLNHLTKTHLDFTPHHALLYESIVNSHVQLHLPEKSLFYFNQMVNKGMLPTSNSFNGLLSCLLKCNEFEKSWRVFESMRGKVALDVYSFGIMIKGCCENGDLNRAFEVLGQLEDMGLCPNVVIYTSLIDGCCKSGDIDRAKKLFYEMGELGLVANQHTFTVMINGLFKKGFKKDGFELYEKMKLGGVSPNIYTYTSVMNEYCNDGRVKNAFELLDEMLQRGIFCNVVTFNTLISGLCREMRVSEAEKLVGRMKKGGLSPNVITYNNLIDGFGNVGKMDKAARLFNEMKSNCLSPSRVTYNVLISGFSKAGNLSRAAGLIKEMEERGISPTTTTYTILIDAFARGDDMEKALELFNSMQKAGLVPDVCTYGVLISGWCRKGNMKEASTLFRSMGEIHLKPNDVIYNMMIHGYCNEGNSYRALRLLREMGENGMVPNAATYSFTSQVLCKDGKREEAEVLVNDMIRLGLKPSVSICKLISKAKVIDE; this is translated from the coding sequence ATGTTCCATAATTTCCATTTGCTCCTGCTCTCTTCGCTTCTCTTCTCTGCTTCCAAAATGCCTCGAAACACCAACAAAGCTCTCACTCTCATGCCAAATCTGGTGAAACTCCCACCGAccaaatccctctctctcttcacctCCTCAACACTCAACAATGCCTTCCACCACACGCACCAATCCATCTCTCTCATCCTCCACCTCCTACTCTCCTCCCAAATGCTCTCACACGCCCActctctcctcctccgcctCTTCTCCGGCCGAATCTCTTCCCCATCCTTCACCCCCTCATCTCTCCTCAACCACCTAACCAAAACCCACTTGGATTTCACCCCACACCACGCCCTCCTTTACGAATCCATCGTAAACTCCCATGTCCAGCTTCACTTACCCGAAAAATCACTCTTTTATTTCAACCAAATGGTAAATAAAGGCATGTTGCCCACGTCGAATTCTTTCAACGGTCTTTTATCTTGTCTTTTAAAATGCAATGAGTTTGAAAAATCTTGGCGGGTTTTTGAAAGTATGAGGGGTAAGGTTGCATTGGATGTGTATAGTTTTGGGATTATGATAAAGGGTTGTTGCGAGAATGGTGATTTGAATAGAGCTTTTGAGGTTCTTGGGCAATTGGAGGACATGGGGTTGTGTCCAAATGTTGTGATTTATACTAGTTTGATTGATGGGTGCTGCAAGAGCGGCGACATTGATCGGGCGAAGAAGTTGTTTTATGAGATGGGGGAGTTGGGTTTGGTTGCTAACCAGCACACTTTTACGGTTATGATTAATGGGCTTTTCAAGAAAGGGTTTAAAAAAGATGGGTTTGAGCTGTATGAGAAGATGAAGCTTGGTGGTGTCTCACCTAATATTTATACTTACACTTCTGTTATGAATGAGTATTGTAATGATGGGAGGGTGAAGAATGCATTTGAACTGCTCGATGAAATGCTTCAACGAGGGATTTTTTGTAATGTCGTGACATTCAACACTTTGATCAGTGGGCTTTGTCGAGAGATGAGGGTGTCGGAGGCTGAGAAGTTAGTAGGTCGGATGAAGAAAGGTGGATTGAGTCCAAATGTAATCACTTACAACAACCTAATAGATGGTTTTGGTAATGTTGGAAAGATGGACAAGGCTGCAAGGTTGTTCAATGAAATGAAATCCAATTGTTTGTCACCTTCACGGGTTACCTATAATGTTCTCATTTCAGGCTTTTCTAAAGCTGGTAATCTCTCCAGAGCTGCAGGCTTAATTAaggagatggaggagagagGCATTTCTCCAACTACAACAACATATACAATTCTAATTGATGCTtttgctcgaggggatgacatGGAGAAGGCACTTGAACTGTTTAATTCCATGCAGAAGGCTGGCTTGGTGCCTGACGTCTGCACATACGGGGTCTTAATAAGTGGGTGGTGCAGAAAGGGTAACATGAAGGAAGCATCAACACTTTTTAGGTCAATGGGTGAGATACATTTGAAGCCAAATGATGTAATATATAACATGATGATTCATGGGTACTGCAACGAGGGTAACTCCTACAGGGCCCTAAGGCTGCTCAGAGAAATGGGTGAGAATGGAATGGTTCCAAATGCGGCTACTTACAGTTTCACTTCTCAAGTGCTTTGCAAGGATGGGAAGCGGGAAGAGGCTGAAGTTCTTGTTAATGATATGATACGCTTGGGTCTAAAACCATCAGTATCTATCTGTAAGCTGATTTCTAAAGCTAAAGTTATTGATGAATAG
- the LOC131314732 gene encoding metallothionein-like protein 1 has translation MSSCGANCGCGPSCKCGSSGGCGKYPDVEKTTTPTLVAGLALPVKMDSEETEKGVGAEGGQGCKCSPCKCDPCNC, from the exons ATGTCTTCCTGCGGAGCAAACTGTGGCTGTGGCCCTAGCTGCAAGTGTGGCAGCTCTggagg GTGTGGAAAGTACCCAGACGTCGAGAAAACCACGACTCCAACCCTTGTCGCTGGTCTTGCACTACCGGTGAAGAT GGACTCGGAGGAGACAGAGAAGGGCGTCGGAGCAGAGGGAGGGCAAGGTTGCAAATGTAGCCCGTGTAAATGTGACCCATGTAACTGTTGA
- the LOC131314734 gene encoding probable GTP-binding protein OBGM, mitochondrial isoform X2, whose translation MWLRSAKPLHSFDTLRKCSKSPWLLPSCSFSDSPHNKSKLAPLQERRMIDRFRLWAKGGDGGSGCFSLRRSRQDRHGRPDGGNGGRGGDVILECSPRVWDFSGLQHHIHAKRGGHGASKKKIGSRGTDKVVQVPVGTVIHLVEGDVPATVEKISSTALDPWEIPGTLDVDPSESAQKSSSTCASEEERVETVNKSKLSSRVGKRVEESVSAKKATQAVRTEPLPESLPSYKRPKCHTEDYEFWTVEGGIEMEGLETDSEMCESEWEEGKEETEHLQFNVAELTEPGQRVIIACGGKGGLGNVSSPKASKKRNLIKDVVQKDNDFDVEVSDDEPSSLSAGSPGSEVLLVLELKSIADVGLVGMPNAGKSTLLGAMSRAKPTVGHYAFTTLRPNLGNLNFDEFSVKVADIPGIIKGAHENRGLGHAFLRHIERTKVLAFVVDLAAALDGRKGIPPWEQLRDLILELEFYSEGLSDRPSLVVANKIDEEGAEEVFEELKRRVSGVPVFPVCAVLEEGISEVKEGLRMLVNGGESCRLRLDGIMTESTD comes from the exons ATGTGGCTACGTAGTGCAAAGCCCTTACATTCTTTTGACACACTCAGAAAATGCTCCAAATCTCCATGGCTTCTCCCTTCCTGTTCCTTTTCAGATAGTCCTCACAACAAGTCAAAGCTTGCTCCTTTacag GAGCGAAGAATGATAGACCGGTTCAGGCTATGGGCTaaaggtggtgatggtggcagTGGTTGTTTCAGCTTGCGTCGCAGCCGACAGGATCGCCACGGTAGACCTGATG GTGGGAATGGTGGAAGAGGTGGTGATGTGATACTAGAATGTTCCCCCCGAGTTTGGGACTTCAGCGGTCTGCAACATCATATC CATGCAAAGAGAGGGGGGCACggagcttcaaaaaaaaaaataggaagcCGAGGGACAGATAAG GTTGTCCAAGTGCCTGTTGGCACTGTAATTCATCTCGTGGAAGGTGACGTTCCTGCTACAGTTGAAAAGATTTCTTCCACAGCTTTGGATCCATGGGAGATTCCTGGGACGCTTGATGTGGATCCCTCTGAATCTGCTCAGAAATCCAGCTCCACTTGCGCAAGCGAGGAAGAGAGAGTTGAAACAGTGAATAAGAGCAAATTATCCTCTCGTGTTGGTAAACGTGTGGAGGAATCAGTGAGTGCAAAGAAAGCCACTCAAGCTGTACGGACTGAGCCTCTTCCTGAATCTCTTCCTTCCTATAAAAGACCCAAGTGTCATACAGAAGATTATGAGTTTTGGACGGTAGAAGGTGGGATTGAGATGGAAGGTCTGGAGACTGATAGTGAAATGTGTGAATCGGAGTGGGAAGAAGGAAAGGAGGAAACCGAACACCTACAATTTAACGTTGCTGAATTAACAGAACCGGGCCAAAGAGTAATTATTGCTTGTGGAGGGAAAGGTGGCTTAGGTAATGTGTCTTCTCCAAAAGCTTCTAAGAAGCGTAATCTTATAAAGGATGTGGTTCAAAAGGACAATGATTTCGATGTTGAAGTGTCTGATGATGAACCTTCATCACTTAGTGCTGGTTCACCTGGTTCCGAGGTTCTTCTCGTGTTAGAACTCAAGAGCATAGCGGATGTAGGCCTTGTGGGAATGCCAAATGCTGGTAAAAGTACTCTTCTAGGTGCTATGTCAAGGGCTAAGCCCACAGTAGGCCATTACGCATTTACAACTTTAAGGCCAAATTTAGGGAACCTAAATTTTGACGAGTTCTCAGTCAAGGTGGCTGACATTCCAGGGATTATAAAGGGGGCCCATGAAAATCGTGGACTTGGACATGCTTTTCTGCGTCACATAGAACGAACAAAAGTCCTTGCCTTTGTGGTGGATTTGGCTGCAGCTTTAGATGGCAGAAAGGGGATCCCACCATGGGAACAGTTGAGAGATTTAATATTGGAGCTCGAGTTTTATAGTGAGGGTTTATCAGATCGACCGTCCTTAGTTGTGGCAAATAAAATTGATGAGGAAGGGGCGGAAGAAGTGTTTGAAGAATTAAAAAGAAGGGTTTCTGGTGTTCCTGTTTTTCCGGTCTGTGCAGTTTTAGAGGAAGGGATATCCGAGGTCAAAGAGGGTCTTAGGATGCTTGTGAACGGTGGAGAATCTTGCAGATTGCGTTTAGATGGTATTATGACTGAATCAACTGACTAA
- the LOC131314734 gene encoding probable GTP-binding protein OBGM, mitochondrial isoform X1 — translation MWLRSAKPLHSFDTLRKCSKSPWLLPSCSFSDSPHNKSKLAPLQERRMIDRFRLWAKGGDGGSGCFSLRRSRQDRHGRPDGGNGGRGGDVILECSPRVWDFSGLQHHIHAKRGGHGASKKKIGSRGTDKQVVQVPVGTVIHLVEGDVPATVEKISSTALDPWEIPGTLDVDPSESAQKSSSTCASEEERVETVNKSKLSSRVGKRVEESVSAKKATQAVRTEPLPESLPSYKRPKCHTEDYEFWTVEGGIEMEGLETDSEMCESEWEEGKEETEHLQFNVAELTEPGQRVIIACGGKGGLGNVSSPKASKKRNLIKDVVQKDNDFDVEVSDDEPSSLSAGSPGSEVLLVLELKSIADVGLVGMPNAGKSTLLGAMSRAKPTVGHYAFTTLRPNLGNLNFDEFSVKVADIPGIIKGAHENRGLGHAFLRHIERTKVLAFVVDLAAALDGRKGIPPWEQLRDLILELEFYSEGLSDRPSLVVANKIDEEGAEEVFEELKRRVSGVPVFPVCAVLEEGISEVKEGLRMLVNGGESCRLRLDGIMTESTD, via the exons ATGTGGCTACGTAGTGCAAAGCCCTTACATTCTTTTGACACACTCAGAAAATGCTCCAAATCTCCATGGCTTCTCCCTTCCTGTTCCTTTTCAGATAGTCCTCACAACAAGTCAAAGCTTGCTCCTTTacag GAGCGAAGAATGATAGACCGGTTCAGGCTATGGGCTaaaggtggtgatggtggcagTGGTTGTTTCAGCTTGCGTCGCAGCCGACAGGATCGCCACGGTAGACCTGATG GTGGGAATGGTGGAAGAGGTGGTGATGTGATACTAGAATGTTCCCCCCGAGTTTGGGACTTCAGCGGTCTGCAACATCATATC CATGCAAAGAGAGGGGGGCACggagcttcaaaaaaaaaaataggaagcCGAGGGACAGATAAG CAGGTTGTCCAAGTGCCTGTTGGCACTGTAATTCATCTCGTGGAAGGTGACGTTCCTGCTACAGTTGAAAAGATTTCTTCCACAGCTTTGGATCCATGGGAGATTCCTGGGACGCTTGATGTGGATCCCTCTGAATCTGCTCAGAAATCCAGCTCCACTTGCGCAAGCGAGGAAGAGAGAGTTGAAACAGTGAATAAGAGCAAATTATCCTCTCGTGTTGGTAAACGTGTGGAGGAATCAGTGAGTGCAAAGAAAGCCACTCAAGCTGTACGGACTGAGCCTCTTCCTGAATCTCTTCCTTCCTATAAAAGACCCAAGTGTCATACAGAAGATTATGAGTTTTGGACGGTAGAAGGTGGGATTGAGATGGAAGGTCTGGAGACTGATAGTGAAATGTGTGAATCGGAGTGGGAAGAAGGAAAGGAGGAAACCGAACACCTACAATTTAACGTTGCTGAATTAACAGAACCGGGCCAAAGAGTAATTATTGCTTGTGGAGGGAAAGGTGGCTTAGGTAATGTGTCTTCTCCAAAAGCTTCTAAGAAGCGTAATCTTATAAAGGATGTGGTTCAAAAGGACAATGATTTCGATGTTGAAGTGTCTGATGATGAACCTTCATCACTTAGTGCTGGTTCACCTGGTTCCGAGGTTCTTCTCGTGTTAGAACTCAAGAGCATAGCGGATGTAGGCCTTGTGGGAATGCCAAATGCTGGTAAAAGTACTCTTCTAGGTGCTATGTCAAGGGCTAAGCCCACAGTAGGCCATTACGCATTTACAACTTTAAGGCCAAATTTAGGGAACCTAAATTTTGACGAGTTCTCAGTCAAGGTGGCTGACATTCCAGGGATTATAAAGGGGGCCCATGAAAATCGTGGACTTGGACATGCTTTTCTGCGTCACATAGAACGAACAAAAGTCCTTGCCTTTGTGGTGGATTTGGCTGCAGCTTTAGATGGCAGAAAGGGGATCCCACCATGGGAACAGTTGAGAGATTTAATATTGGAGCTCGAGTTTTATAGTGAGGGTTTATCAGATCGACCGTCCTTAGTTGTGGCAAATAAAATTGATGAGGAAGGGGCGGAAGAAGTGTTTGAAGAATTAAAAAGAAGGGTTTCTGGTGTTCCTGTTTTTCCGGTCTGTGCAGTTTTAGAGGAAGGGATATCCGAGGTCAAAGAGGGTCTTAGGATGCTTGTGAACGGTGGAGAATCTTGCAGATTGCGTTTAGATGGTATTATGACTGAATCAACTGACTAA
- the LOC131314734 gene encoding probable GTP-binding protein OBGM, mitochondrial isoform X3, with translation MVAVVVSACVAADRIATVDLMVVQVPVGTVIHLVEGDVPATVEKISSTALDPWEIPGTLDVDPSESAQKSSSTCASEEERVETVNKSKLSSRVGKRVEESVSAKKATQAVRTEPLPESLPSYKRPKCHTEDYEFWTVEGGIEMEGLETDSEMCESEWEEGKEETEHLQFNVAELTEPGQRVIIACGGKGGLGNVSSPKASKKRNLIKDVVQKDNDFDVEVSDDEPSSLSAGSPGSEVLLVLELKSIADVGLVGMPNAGKSTLLGAMSRAKPTVGHYAFTTLRPNLGNLNFDEFSVKVADIPGIIKGAHENRGLGHAFLRHIERTKVLAFVVDLAAALDGRKGIPPWEQLRDLILELEFYSEGLSDRPSLVVANKIDEEGAEEVFEELKRRVSGVPVFPVCAVLEEGISEVKEGLRMLVNGGESCRLRLDGIMTESTD, from the exons atggtggcagTGGTTGTTTCAGCTTGCGTCGCAGCCGACAGGATCGCCACGGTAGACCTGATG GTTGTCCAAGTGCCTGTTGGCACTGTAATTCATCTCGTGGAAGGTGACGTTCCTGCTACAGTTGAAAAGATTTCTTCCACAGCTTTGGATCCATGGGAGATTCCTGGGACGCTTGATGTGGATCCCTCTGAATCTGCTCAGAAATCCAGCTCCACTTGCGCAAGCGAGGAAGAGAGAGTTGAAACAGTGAATAAGAGCAAATTATCCTCTCGTGTTGGTAAACGTGTGGAGGAATCAGTGAGTGCAAAGAAAGCCACTCAAGCTGTACGGACTGAGCCTCTTCCTGAATCTCTTCCTTCCTATAAAAGACCCAAGTGTCATACAGAAGATTATGAGTTTTGGACGGTAGAAGGTGGGATTGAGATGGAAGGTCTGGAGACTGATAGTGAAATGTGTGAATCGGAGTGGGAAGAAGGAAAGGAGGAAACCGAACACCTACAATTTAACGTTGCTGAATTAACAGAACCGGGCCAAAGAGTAATTATTGCTTGTGGAGGGAAAGGTGGCTTAGGTAATGTGTCTTCTCCAAAAGCTTCTAAGAAGCGTAATCTTATAAAGGATGTGGTTCAAAAGGACAATGATTTCGATGTTGAAGTGTCTGATGATGAACCTTCATCACTTAGTGCTGGTTCACCTGGTTCCGAGGTTCTTCTCGTGTTAGAACTCAAGAGCATAGCGGATGTAGGCCTTGTGGGAATGCCAAATGCTGGTAAAAGTACTCTTCTAGGTGCTATGTCAAGGGCTAAGCCCACAGTAGGCCATTACGCATTTACAACTTTAAGGCCAAATTTAGGGAACCTAAATTTTGACGAGTTCTCAGTCAAGGTGGCTGACATTCCAGGGATTATAAAGGGGGCCCATGAAAATCGTGGACTTGGACATGCTTTTCTGCGTCACATAGAACGAACAAAAGTCCTTGCCTTTGTGGTGGATTTGGCTGCAGCTTTAGATGGCAGAAAGGGGATCCCACCATGGGAACAGTTGAGAGATTTAATATTGGAGCTCGAGTTTTATAGTGAGGGTTTATCAGATCGACCGTCCTTAGTTGTGGCAAATAAAATTGATGAGGAAGGGGCGGAAGAAGTGTTTGAAGAATTAAAAAGAAGGGTTTCTGGTGTTCCTGTTTTTCCGGTCTGTGCAGTTTTAGAGGAAGGGATATCCGAGGTCAAAGAGGGTCTTAGGATGCTTGTGAACGGTGGAGAATCTTGCAGATTGCGTTTAGATGGTATTATGACTGAATCAACTGACTAA
- the LOC131314735 gene encoding protein TRM32 gives MGKHLRRDPDDELFVDHQPSCMWGIIHALDYHHWQNTAKKMLPYKRHNGSTHTKGHGRPKALLDVHDSDEVQEHLDAEGSRYLIDPTATGTSSTNKRWSLKAHLKALISDEMPKKETSGRRDLLSQRTYSIHHLEPSNSSPLGKIIRSRPIIFVHRTSKSDTKKRVSSNEKFNVSGTENISEHLEPKQLPENHTFCPEKCEKAEEGSVNQWEEYVDVLFRVNKDSVLKIQKETDDDIVNCLCDLPGSSKNARLTKSGSFPSADLSRLRNFRPSKLKHKQTEVWSFPKGEKLSSGTHEIEGSVNDLCNVKPISIRRTPSMDTSLERYTQLFQNSFSREAKLHASKSLTLTNDYEFPSGGQAPKFFKRVRSLSHLDFNCSLQNELSSDAQFSGVLVNTIMDSSKKVDQNSHGEQKPIELPVSTEKYVSAQTNNETERRDSRMKKDHVASLLESIKEDSTVTMVGLGEEFDEQTVGENSCDKELEIQSFSQEDLTSSADFQTLEGSECKSGAIDEQESPFEAEYRSLDTSSWSCNTAEIANFEITNKGVKNQRHAEFCQNDNSDFDYVSVILHLSGFDGNGFLEQWHSLDQPLNPLVFEEVETCWPHETELSGDKISARHQLLFDLINEVLLRIYESSFTYYPRELSLGCRIRPRPSRFLEEVWARISRTLSSSQRVGQSVEGIVTQDMGKDDGWMNLQLESECVALELEDLIFDDLLGDILFS, from the exons ATGGGAAAGCACTTGAGGAGGGATCCAGATGATGAGCTATTTGTGGACCATCAGCCGAGTTGCATGTGGGGAATTATTCATGCTCTTGACTATCACCACTGGCAAAATACTGCTAAGAAGATGCTACCCTACAAGAGGCATAATGGATCAACACATACAAAAG GCCATGGAAGACCAAAGGCACTATTGGATGTCCACGATTCTGATGAAGTGCAAGAGCATCTGGATGCTGAAGGAAGTCGCTACCTT ATAGATCCCACTGCCACTGGAACTAGCTCAACTAACAAAAGATGGTCTCTTAAAGCTCATTTAAAAGCATTAATTTCGGATGAGATGCCAAAGAAAGAGACCTCTGGACGAAGGGATTTGCTGTCACAGAGAACATATTCTATCCATCATTTAGAACCCTCAAATAGTAGTCCTCTTGGCAAAATCATCCGGAGTCGTCCAATTATTTTCGTGCACAGAACTTCCAAAAGTGACACCAAGAAGCGAGTCTCCAGCAATGAAAAGTTTAATGTGAGTGGTACTGAGAATATTTCGGAACACTTAGAGCCTAAACAGCTTCCTGAGAATCACACGTTTTGTCCAGAGAAGTGTGAAAAAGCAGAAGAAGGTTCAGTTAACCAGTGGGAAGAGTATGTGGATGTATTGTTCAGGGTAAACAAGGACTCGGTCTTAAAAATTCAGAAAGAAACAGATGATGATATTGTAAATTGCCTCTGTGATCTTCCGGGTTCCAGTAAAAATGCAAGATTAACCAAATCAGGGTCATTTCCCTCAGCTGATTTGTCGCGCCTTAGAAACTTCAGGCCTAGTAAACTCAAACACAAACAGACTGAAGTTTGGTCATTTCCAAAGGGAGAGAAGTTGTCTTCTGGTACTCATGAAATTGAGGGTTCTGTTAATGATCTCTGCAATGTTAAGCCGATCAGCATCAGAAGGACGCCCTCTATGGACACGTCACTAGAAAGATACACTCAGTTGTTTCAGAATAGTTTCAGCAGGGAGGCCAAGTTGCACGCCTCTAAGAGCTTGACGTTGACTAATGACTATGAGTTTCCATCAGGTGGCCAAGCTCCAAAATTCTTCAAAAGGGTTCGCTCACTATCTCATCTTGATTTTAACTGTTCCCTTCAGAATGAGCTGTCATCTGATGCTCAGTTCTCAGGGGTATTGGTGAATACCATTATGGATAGCAGTAAAAAAGTTGATCAAAATAGTCATGGGGAGCAAAAGCCAATAGAGCTTCCTGTAAGTACAGAGAAATATGTTTCAGCGCAAACTAATAATGAGACTGAAAGACGTGATAGTAGAATGAAAAAGGATCATGTAGCCAGCTTGCTGGAAAGTATAAAAGAGGATTCTACTGTTACTATGGTCGGGCTTGGTGAGGAGTTTGATGAGCAAACAGTTGGGGAAAATAGTTGCGACAAAGAACTGGAGATTCAAAGCTTTTCCCAAGAAGATTTAACTAGCTCTGCTGATTTTCAAACCTTGGAAG GTTCGGAGTGCAAATCCGGCGCCATTGATGAACAGGAATCTCCATTTGAGGCAGAATACAGGTCCTTAGATACCTCATCGTGGTCTTGTAATACAGCAGAAATTGCGAATTTTGAAATCACAAACAAGGGTGTGAAGAATCAGAGGCATGCCGAATTTTGCCAGAATGATAACTCTGATTTCGACTATGTGAGCGTTATTCTTCACCTATCGGGCTTTGATGGAAATGGCTTCCTTGAGCAATGGCACTCCTTGGACCAACCATTGAAccctttggtttttgaggaagtggagacCTGCTGGCCCCACGAAACCGAACTTTCTGGAGACAAAATCTCTGCTCGTCACCAGCTTCTGTTTGATTTAATCAACGAGGTTTTGCTTCGGATATATGAGAGTTCATTCACCTACTACCCAAGGGAGTTGTCACTCGGTTGTCGCATTCGTCCAAGGCCTTCCCGTTTTCTAGAGGAGGTCTGGGCCAGAATTAGCAGAACATTGAGCTCAAGTCAAAGGGTGGGTCAGTCAGTAGAAGGCATTGTTACTCAAGATATGGGAAAGGATGATGGGTGGATGAATCTCCAGTTGGAAAGTGAGTGTGTGGCACTTGAGCTGGAGGATTTGATTTTTGATGACCTTTTGGGAGACATCCTATTTTCCTGA